The proteins below come from a single Magallana gigas chromosome 10, xbMagGiga1.1, whole genome shotgun sequence genomic window:
- the LOC105342908 gene encoding uncharacterized protein, translated as MRRDVMKCLILCLVISQMVISTAALTTNNRILLSTAVVGTALAFSVSGDYVFSVEELALLSAGIMFLSFYNRDSATSGTSTPTCTAPDYIQDSLLGCYRLQVGALLTYDQAKLLCQADGGRLLLVNSEAEATRLQSLLMSAGIQRLWVQGTRSAVGTPYLADDGTPLPYTGPTGVLNNNEANSVRLSYESSNAQTGFVGYSTTDTLNAFICEI; from the exons ATGAGGAGAGACGTGATGAAATGTCTGATTCTGTGCTTGGTGATATCACAAATGGTTATTTCTACCGCTGCTCTGACAACAAACAACCGCATCCTCCTGAGCACCGCGGTGGTCGGCACTGCTCTAGCGTTTTCTGTCT cCGGGGACTACGTGTTCAGTGTTGAGGAGTTGGCGCTACTGTCTGCTGGCATCATGTTTCTATCCTTCTATAACAGAGACTCGGCCACATCCG GCACATCCACACCCACGTGCACGGCGCCGGACTACATTCAGGACTCGCTTCTGGGCTGCTACCGTCTCCAGGTCGGGGCGCTTCTGACCTACGACCAGGCCAAGCTTCTGTGTCAGGCCGATGGGGGGCGACTACTGCTGGTCAACTCCGAGGCAGAGGCCACGAGGCTCCAGTCATTATTAA TGTCGGCCGGAATACAAAGACTGTGGGTACAGGGGACACGAAGTGCAGTCGGGACGCCATATTTGGCTGACGATGGGACACCCTTGCCCTACACAGGACCGACGGGGGTCCTCAATAACAATGAAGCAAACAGTGTGCGACTGAGTTATGAGTCCAGTAATGCGCAAACAGGTTTCGTCGGTTACTCAACCACTGACACACTAAACGCATTTATTTGTGAAATCTGA